The sequence GATCCGGCTCGACCGTATGCACTCCTGCGCCGAAGCTGCCTAGCAACTGGAGATTTTCGTCGCTCACAACATCTTCGATCAGCTTCATGCAAGCCGTCACACCATCGGCGATGTTGTATTTCTCCATGGCCTGGACCCCGCCCGTGCGCACACTACCCGAGAACATCTTGTCCGCGGGAGCACGAACCACGATCGAGTCGAGGATCGTACCGGACAGGGCAAGGACGTCGTCGTGGGTGAGGTTGGTGTAGGTCGTCTGGAGCGTGCTGCGAGCCTGACCAAGGGGGGTGGCGGCCACGGCCTCAATGGCGGGATAGAGCAGCGTGCGATCAACGCCATTGATGCCGCTGCCCGAGATCACTCCCTTGGGTCCGTAGGCAGTCCCACCGTAGAAAAGAAGCATCGACAGACGAGCGTGGGCGAAGTGCATCGGGTCTTCTTCGTCAATCGGAAGGAATGGTTTTCCGGTGCTGGCGGCGGCGGTAAGAATGGTGTTGAGTTGTGCCAGCTTGTTGGCCTGGGGAAGAAAACGCAGCGCCTCGGCTGATGCGAAGCGAACCTCATCATCGGCATCGTCAAGCAGGGCCGCCAGATCGCCAGCGGCAGCGGCACTTCCATTTCCGATCTCACCCAAGGCAAAGCACGCACCCACCCGTGATTCGCCGGCCCGGGTGTCATTGGCGATGGCAATCAACTGAGGGACCAGTGTGGCATGTTCCGCGGTGCGGAGCCCGATTTCATTGGCAGCCTCATACTGCACTTTGGGTGACCAGTTGCCGAGATCCGTCACCAGTTCGCTGGTGGTGCGGGTGGTCGCGTTATAGTCTTCCGCCGCAATGGCATCCGCCACGTCCTGGCTGGTCAGATACCGGGCCGGGTCATGCCCGCGTCCCGTGATGTGCAGCTTGCGCAGCGGCAGGGCATAGGTCAGCAGGGCCGCAGTGGACATGTCGAAGTCATTCCATCGCTCGCCACTACCGCTGCCTTCGAGACGGTTCCAGTAAAACCCGCCGTCCCATTCCCGGTTGAGATCCAGCATCCAGCTGATCCGGCTGAAGTAGGTAGCCACCGCCTCTTCACCGCCAGTTGCAGCACCCAGTGGCGCCCACAATTGATTGAAATACGAGCCGGTATGTCCTTCTTCCCGCTCCGAGGAGGCCGCCGTGGCCATCTTGCTGTAGAACTTTCCAGCCTCCACACGATCCGCCAAAAGCTCGAAACAAAGTGAGGACAGTCCGCTCTTGCCATTGGATTCATGCGATTGGCGATAGGGTTCATGTTCCCCGTATGGATGTGCACCATAGCCGGTGTATGCCGCATAAAAGCGGCTTGCCCGCTGGATGGCCGGGTCGATCTGAGGGTTGGTCAGGCCGCATTCCTTGGCCAGCAACAGGCCGAGAAAGGTGGGCATGCCAGCTGAATTGATCGTTCCGTAACCCACGTTGTAGGCATCATTGGGGGCACCCTGAGCGTTGAGGCCAGTCAACTGGTGGCCCATGGTACCCAGATGGCTCTGCCCATTGGCAATCTGCACCGCCATCGCCTCGATCGTTGGCAGAACCAGCGAGTCCGAAGTCTGCAAATAATATTCCGACAGCACCACAAGCTTGTGCCCCAAGCTCCAGGTGATCTTGCTATTGGTGTCGATCTGCCCGGATTTCCAGAAGTCGATCTGCGCCTGCGTGGCAATCAATGCCCGCGCCTCGGTCTGCGCCAACGCCTGGCGTGCCGCATTGGCGGGGTTTGACGGATCGTTACCGGCCAGCAGCGCGAGCGTGCCGAAACCGAACTGGCCGGCATTTACGCTGGCCGTGCGGTGGGCCAACCCCTGCTCGAGGATGGCTGCCGACTTCGGACAGTTGTAGGGTGCCGTCGCACTGTAGGCTCCCAGGGTCTGCAGCGTGATGTCCACCGTCTCGGTCACGCCTGCACGCCAGCGCAGCAACTTGAGCGTGGCCGGGTTTCTCGCTTCCGCATCACCGAGCGCCAGACCCAACGCGATGCGTGCATCCGACGCAAATGCACCGGGTGTCGCCCCGGTTCCATTCACCCCGAGAATCACGTCATTTACTGCCAGGATACCGTTCGCAGGTGACCCCGCTGCAACGCTGGTCACCAGAATCTGGCGTGCCTCACTGGAATCAGCACGATTAACCGGGCGATAGACCCACCCCCGCATACCGGTCGGCCCGAGGTTGATGTAGTTCGTGTCCGTGGGCACCCCGCCATTCGTGAGGTCGGGCGGTGCGGCCATTAACGGGCTGGCGGTCACCAGGATGGCGGCCAGAGAAAAGAACCAACGATGCCAGGCGGATGGGAGCCTGCCAGAGACAGGCTGAAGGGTTTGGTTTTTCATGTGGGATTTTTATGCGGTTTTTTTTGGCCGATCACACAGAAATCAAACCCAGCGAAAGGGAACGGCTCCATGCACTTTACGACCTTAAGATGATTTATTCTGAGAGCAGGAATTCACAATGGCACGGAAATTGTGGAGCAGAGGGGTCGCATCATCGTATGACCCAAGAATCCATATTTCGAATGAGGAATCTCAACGCAAAGGCGAAGATGCCACAAAGGAATGCAGAGCTGCGCTGATCTTTGAACCGATTCCGACCGGAGAATATCGCGATCTTCTTCTCACCCGACGGGTGAAGGTGTGAAGCAATCTCCACCGTTTTCAAAGGTTGCTGGCATCAGGGCATGTTACGCACAGCCCCAATCCCAACTGCGGATTGCAGGGTGACGGGAAATGAGAACCCAATCTCTCAGACGCAAATCCCCAGTTTCCTAACGGGAAGGATTACCCGGTGCCTTGGGGCAATGAACCCAGGGATGGCGGCCATGACGGCGCCTACGGAGCAAGCAGATCCACCATGTCGTCGCCAAGCGCCTTGCCTACGAGGAAATAACTTTCCGCGTTGTGGTTCCAATGGAAGCTGGTGGTGCTCGGGGAGATCGACGAATCGCGCCAGAAAGGCCGGGTGTCGGAGGAAAGCACGTTCGCCGGCTTCGCGACACCCGCGACCCAGAGCTGGGCTTTCTCGACTGCATGGTAGCCAGTGTAGGGAGGGGCTTCCGCAGGCCCGGCGTTGTTCATGCCCGTGGTGGCGATCGCAAACGGCAGGTTGGGCTTGCCGAATTCCGCCCGCACATCGCTGATGAAGTCAGGGAGGTTGTCCTTGTATTCATCCGCAGCCGATGCCGGGGCGCGGTCGCTGGTGCCCTGATGCCAGCCGAATCCGACGATCTGGTAGCCCCGTCCGGCCCACTCGGGAAACTCGGTGCCGAGGTTGCTCAGGACTTCGCGCGCGTTGTTGAAGATTTCGTAATACGAAGCACCCACCACTCCGCCGCGCTTGGCCACGGCACTCGGCGGGCGGAAGTTCGAGACCAGATTGTGGCCACCCCAGGCCGCCTTGATGATTAGGACTTGCTCGTTCTCGCCGGGGTAGTAATCACCGAGCACCTGGCCGAAGGCGTATTCCGGGCCGAACCAGCCAGAGTTGGCACCTTTGAACGGAGGGCCAAGGTCACCTTTGCTGACCGGCTCGCCGAGATTTCCGGAGTGGCCATTGCGCCACCACACCTTGACGTCGCTGCGGGTCTTCCAAGCGCTGGTTGCCGGTTGGCCGGGATCCGCCAAGAGCGCGGCGTAGTCATACTCCGGATATGAGCCATTGTTGACAGCAAGATGGCGGAGGCTGCCGATCGCGCCAGCCACGCCGCCGTTTCCGGTTTCGCTCATCCCATAGCCGACCATGTTGGACTGTCCGGCGAGGATGAAGACCTTGATGCCGTTCGGATTGTCATCCCAGGTCTGGAACTGGCCGCTGGTGCCGTTGCCCAGCGGCTGGCCGACGGCGTTGGCGATCCGGTTGGTGGTCACCGTGAAGTCGCCGTCGATGCCGAGAGGGGCGGCCAAGGTCAGCGTCACCGTCTTTCCGTCTGCGCTCAGAGTGGCGCTGGAGACGGCGATGGTGCCGCCACCGCTCTGTGAGACGGTGTAGTTTTGCGGATTTGTCGTGCTGGCAGGATCCATCGCTTCGCTGAAAACCATCGTGATGGAAGAGCCGCTGCCCCAGATCTGGCTCATGACCGGAGCTACACCGAAATTCTCCGCCGACATCTGGATGAACAGCTTGGACTCGTTGAGTAGTTCCGGAGCGAGCGTGACATCAACGATCTCGACATCACCGACAGGGGCGCGGGGAGTATGGATCGCTCCGGATTCCCAATACCAATCGACGAGGTCGGTCGAATACCAGGCCTTGTAGGTGAGGCCGGTAAGCGACTGAGTGCGGCGGGTGTAGCTGAAAGTCCCCGAGTCGGGATCGAAGGGGATGGCGATCGGATTCGCCGAGGATGGGTTCTGCGGGTTGAGCCCGAAGATACGTTCCGCGTCGTTGCTGATGCCGTCGCCGTCATCGTCGTTTCCTGACGCTCCAAGCCCCGGATAGGCGGAAGCCCAGGTATCGAAATCACTGACGGAAGCCGTCTGACCCAGCAGCAATGTGTAACCGCCCGGATTGGCTCCGGAGGTTCGCGCCGAGTTCAGGCGCATGACCACGTAGCGACCGCTCAGTGTGCCGCCAGGCAGAAGATACTCGTTTAGGACGGCGCTGTTTCTGGTCAGGTTCACCGAGGCATCCGGAACCGGTTGCGTGGAAAAAATCGCCAACGGAATCGCGGTGGAGGCATTGCCGGGGTTGTTGTTGGTGACCCAGAAATCGATGGATGACACATCGTCGAAGCCATCGGCCTTGCGCTGGGCGTGCACGAAGCCGTCGAATGAGATGGTCTGCCCCATGTCATACACCACGGTGTGGGCGAAGGTGCCGCTGACGCCATCGGAATCCGTGCCCACGGCAGCAAACATGCTGCCGCGGTTGGCGGTCGTCCCGACGTTGGCAAGCGTCTCGCTGCCATTGTAGAAATTGGCAATCGTGCCGGTTGAGCTGGAGCTTGTCGCCGAGACCGGATCCGGAAGCAACGCAACCAGGTAGATGGCGCCCGCCTGGGTGAAGGCCACGCTGGCGGTTTGGGTGATCACGATGCCATCGGTGATGGAGGTGGCGGTGAACACACCGGTGCCCGCCATGCCGGAGCGGACCGCAAAGGTCGCCTGCCCGCTTGCATTCGTGGATTGGATGTCCACAGGCGTGATCGTCACCGAACCGGGGCCGGAGGTTTTGGCCAGGGAAACCCCCTCGTTCGGCACCGGGTTCCCGGATGCGTCCCTGAGGGTGATGGTGATGGTCGAGCTGGTCGTGCCGTCGGCGGGAACCGAGGTCGGCGAGGCCACCACCGTGGAAGTGCCGGCATTCACCGGGCCGGGGCCCGCAACCGTTTGGAAATCGACGGCGGCTGTCTGGGTGATCGCCACCGAATCCCCGGTGGCGGTGAAGGTCTGTGTGCCGACCGCGCCCGACTTGACCGTGAAGGTCACCACGCCGCTGGCGTTGCTCGTGCTGTTGGCGGTCTGGATGGTGGCGCTGCCATTGCCAACCAAGGAAACCGTTTTCCCGGAAACCGCCGCTCCACCGGCATCCTTGAGCGTGACGGTGATGTTGGAGGTTGTCGTATTATCCGCAGGAACCGCGGCCGGTGAAGCCGCGACCGTCGAGACACCTGCACTCACCGGGCTGGCATAGGCATTGGTGGTGGCTGAGGCGGATCCTGAGGCGGCGGTTGCGTTCGGTGTGGCCGCCTTGTCGCGCGCCGTCACGGTGTAGGTGTATTGCGTGTTCGCTTGCAGCCCGGTGTCGGTGTAGGTGGGGCTGTCCTGCCAGCCGCTGTTGGTGGCGCCGGGGTTGCCGGAAGTTTCCGTGAAGGAATATTCCACACCGCTCGGGTCGGAAGCCGTGGTCGCGGTCATGGTGATGCTGGTGGAATTCACCGCCGCAGGCACACTCGCCCAGGTCATGGGATTCGGCGTCGGGGCCGTGGTGTCCGAACCACCGCCTCCGCCGCTTCCGATGGTTCCGGAGATGGCGATGTTGTCCAGATACAGACGGTTGCCACCCGCATTGTTGGCAATCCGGAAAGTGGCTTTCTCACCTGGGGAAAGCGTGTAATCGGACAACATGTCGGAAAGCGCGAACTCGAAGCCGTAGAAGGCAGTAGAGGTGGGGGTGGTGAGTGTGATCGTTTTCGTGCCAGTGGCCGAGAGCGCGCTGGCAGAAAGGACAGGCGGGTTGGCGAAGGTCCCGTTTTGTTGCAGGGAAATCGTCAATGTATCCGGGGAGCCCGTGGGAGCGGCCGTGGTGGTCAGGCGTTTCGCGCTGATATGGAATTTATCCAACACCACATCACTGGTTCCGGTATTCTGAATCTCATAGTTGATCCAACTGGCAGCCGCTTGGGTGGCCACCCACTTCGAGGTTGATGTTGATGAAGCCGGAGTGAACGTCGAGGTTCCCCAAAGACCATCGGCTGCCGCGACAGTGTTGTCCCACTGAAGCTCCTTGTTGGTCGCTTGATCCGTCCAAATTCTGGCACTGACTGCTCCTACTGTTCCAGCGCTTTGCAGAGGACTCGTGAGTTGTCTGACTCCCGTGCTGGAGGTGGCTGTTGCAGGAGAAACTGCGGTTTGGCTTTGGGTGCCGTCGAATCCACCAAGCAGGATGGCTTGGCCGTAGCTGGCGGACAGGCAGAGCGAAAGCGCCAGGGAGACAATGGGGAGCGCTTGCAAGCGTTGCTTCATAAGAACAGAAAGGTCTTTCGTAGTAATCGATTGTTGGGGGCTCAAAAAAAGCCGCCACATGGAACATGCGGCGGCTTTTTCTGAAGTTGCATTCAAGCTACAATCAGCGGCGGCGGCGTAGGAGAAGCAACGCGCCGATGCCTCCGAGGAGGGCGGCGGACGGCTCGGGAACCGGTACGATGGTGCCGGAAATCGCAATGTTATCTAAAAAACTGTCAGAGCCCCACGCGGGGACTGCTATTCTGAAGGTAGCGGTATCGCCAGCTGCAAGAGTGGTGCTGGAAACATTGGCGAGGTTGACTTCATACCCGACCCATGAGGTGGTCTGAGTCAGAGTGACATTGACTGGGCCCACGGCAGTTAGGTCGCTGGCAGATAGTACAGGTGAAGCGGCAAACGTTCCATTCTGCTGCAAGGATACCGTGATGGTATTACCTCCGTCGGTAGCGGAACCGCGTGCAAGATTGAAATGAAGCTTATCGAGAATCAGATTCTGTGTTCCCGTGTTGCTAATTTCGTAGTTGATCCAACTTGTAATTGTGCCTCCAAGCCGAAAATTCCCCACGTATGGGTTGGCAGTACCCGATGCTGGAGCAACAGTGAATGTCGAAACGCCCCAAAGGGTATTGGTACTGTTAGTTCTGGCGCTCCACTGGAATTCTTTACCGGTATTTTGATCCGTCCAGATCCGTGTGCTGACATTGCCAACTGCGCCAGCGTCTTGCTTGAATCCTTGGCGAAGTTCTCTGACCCCTGTGCTGGAGGAGGTCGTTGCCGGAGAAATGGTGTTTTGCGTCTGCGTCCCGTCAAAGCCTCCGAGCAGGATGGAGGCACCATGCGCGGATCCGACCGTAAGCGCTGCGATCACCAGAAATGTGATGGTTGGGATAGTTTTCATTTTTTGTTTAGGGGTCTGTAGTGTCGTGAGCTGAGCATTGCCGACACCTGTAGGATGTCGTTCCGGCTCAAATCCGTCCAGTCACACGATCGTATGATGGGAAAAGTGCGGGTTTTCGCGCCTGACATGCCGGGGGCTTTGCGGCAGCGTCGAGGGCATGGCGGTGTCGCGGCTGATGGTTCTTACCTGCCTCCTGTTGGGGGGCGCGGGAGAATCGCGGGGAAAGGGTGCGGGCGAGAATCCGTTCACCGAGCGGGTGGCGCGCTTCCTTAGCCCAGAGCTGCGCCGAACGGAGGCGCGGTTGGTGGATTTGGAGGGGGAACTGGGGAGCTTGCCGAAGCTGATCGACCGCCCTTTCGCTTCCCGTTACGGATTCCGCAGCGGGAACCTGGAGAGGGAAGATGAGGAGCAGTGGGCGCAGATCGATCTGGGGAAGAGCATGGAAATCAGCCGCATCGTGGCGGTGCCGGTGAATGTCGCGCTGATCGGGGAGCGGGGGGCGGGTTATGGTTTCCCGAGGCGGTTCAGGATCGAGGTGGCGGACAACCCGGAGATGGGGGGGGCGGTGACGGTAGTGGACAAAACGGCGGCGGACGTGCCGAATCCCGGGGCATACCCTGTGGATTTCCCGATGAAAGGGGTGGAGGGGCGCTACGTGCGATTGACCTCGACACGGCATTTTCCGGTGGATGAGGGATTCATCTGGGCGCTGGAGGAGCTGCTGGTGCTCTCCGGGAACCGGATGGTCTCGGTCGGCGGCAAGGTGTCCGCTTCCAGCAGCCTTGACCTCTTTCCGAACTGGTCGGTGAATCGGCTCAACGACGGATTCAGCTCGCTGGGCATGCCTGTAAGCACACAGGCAAGCCCCACGCGCGGCTATCTCAGTGCGGTGTCGAATTTTCCGGCGGCGGAGAAATGGTTGGCGGTTGATCTGGGGCGGGAGATGCCGATCGATGAGATCCGGCTGCTGCCCGTAGAGTCGGATGACTTCGAGCACCCCGGGTTGCGGTCGTTTCCCAGGGGCTATGTGGTGGAACTGGCGGGCGACGCGGGATTTTCCGAAGTGCCGTGGAGCCTGGCTTTTCCAAATTCCAATCTTGTAGGTCATCCCGGCGGACGCCCGGTGATCCTCCAGTCCGGCGGTGCGCGGGGGCGTTACCTACGTCTGCGGACGACGGGTCTGTGGGGGGAGGGGGATCGGGTGGGTTACGGCTTGGCGGAGCTGCAGGCCTATTCCGGGGACGAGAACGTGGCGCTTGGAAAAGCGGTCACGGCCAGCGACACGTTCGAGGGGACACCCGACGGGGAGTGGTTCCCGGCGGCGGCGGTGGACGGCAACACCAGCCTCCACCGTATCATCGAGATCCCGGAGCACCTGGATCTCATTGCCCGGCGGGGTTCGCTGGAAGGGGAGAAAGTCCAGTTATCCGCAAAGCGGGAGCGGAACATCGCCCGGATTTCCGGTATCCTCGGCTACGGCGCGGGCGGGCTGGTTGTCACGCTGGCATTGGGAACGGCATGGTCGGTGGGAAGGCAGCGCGTCGTGAGGGAAAGGGATCTGAAGCTGCTGCGCGAGCAGATCGCGCGGGATCTCCATGATGACATCGGCAGCAATCTCGGCGGCATCGTCTTGCTGGGCGAGGTGGGTTCGGAATCCAGCACGGATCCGCAGTCGCGCGATGACTTCCGCCTGATCCGCGACGCTGCGGACGAGGCCTCGGCGTCCATGCGGGACATCCTTTGGCTGATCCAGGGCGGTGAGACCGGGCTGGCGGATCTGGTCGCGAAAATGCGGCAATCCGCGGATACGATCCTCGGTGACAAGAAGGTTTCACTGATCGTGGAGCCTGCCGATTTCAGGGATATCCCGCTGAGCCTGCTGTTCCGCCGCCATGTGCTTTTTTCGTTCAAGGAAGCGCTCAACAACATCCGCAAGCATGCCGGGGCTTCGAAAGTCGATATCCGTCTGGCGGTCGATGCACGCCATTTCACGTTCGCCATCCGTGATGATGGCATCGGTTTCGATCCGCTCTCCGCCGCCCATCCCGGCCACGGCCTTCACAATTTCCAGCGGCGCGCGGACAGGCTGGGCGGAACCCATCGCATCGAAAGTGCGCCGGGGTGTGGTTCGGAAGTGACATTCACCGCACCCCTGAAATCATGAACGGCATGAACGCGACAATCAAATCACCGCTCTGCGTCTGGCTGGTGGAGGACAACGCCACCTTCGCCACCGGCGTGCAGCGGGCGGTCAACGGCCTGGACGGCATGGATTGCACGGGAAATTTCCGCTCCGTCGAACTGGCCTTCGCGGCGCTCGACCGCGGCGAAATCCCGGATGTCATCCTGCTTGATGTGCAGCTCCCCGGCATGGACGGCATCAGCGCGCTTTCGGTTCTGAAAACACGCGTGCCCAGGGCGCAAGTGATCATCCTGACGGTGTTCGACGACGCGGATAAGATCTTCCGGGCGGTGTGCGCGGGAGCCTCGGGATACATCCTGAAATCCTCCGGCTCCGGAGCCATCGGCGATGCGATCCGGCAGGTGATGGAAGGCGGCGCGCCGATGACGCCCGGAGTGGCCCGCAAGGTGCTCGACGCCTTCGCCGGGCTGGAGTCGGGGACGATCGGCAACGATTACCACCTCACCGAGCGCGAGTGCGGGATCCTGCGCCTCATGGCGGATGGGTTGGTGAAAAAGGAGATCGCCGGTTCGCTCGGGATCAGCGTCCACACCGTTTCCACCCACATCCAAAGGGTGTATGAAAAGCTCCACGTAACGACCAACACCGGCGCGGTGGCGAAGGCGCTGCGCGAGCGACTGATCTGAGGAGAGCTGGAGCGGAACGGCTCAGATCGTCCCGAACAGCCTGTCCCCCGCATCGCCAAGCCCGGGCAGGATGTAGCCTTTTTCGTTCAGGCAACGGTCGATGGCTGCCGTGTAAATCGGAACCTGTGGGTGGCTGGACTGGAAAGCGGCGATCCCCTCAGGGGCGGCCAGCAGGCAGGCGAAGCGGATGCTTCTCGCACCCGCCTCAAGCAGGGTCGTGACGGCATGCACCGCCGAACCGCCGGTGGCCAGCATCGGATCCAGGAGGATCAGGTCGGACTCGCCGAGCGGCGTGGGGTGCTTGAGGTAGTAGGCCTCGGGCTCGAGGGTTTTCTCGTTCCTTGCCAGCCCGATGTGGGCGACCGCAGCCTGGGGGATGAGATCGAGAAAGCCGTCGAGGAAGCCGAGCCCGGCACGCAGGATGGGGACGAGGATGATGGGGCGTGCCACCTTATCACCCGAGGTCAGCTCAAGCGGGGTCTGGCAGGGCACGAGCGTGCGCCCGAGATCCGCGGTGACGGCCGGAACCATGAGCGAGGCGATGCGGCGCACCCGCTGCCGGAACTCAAAGTTCGGGCAATCCGGCTCCCGGATGCAAGTCAGCTCCGCGGAGATCAGCGGATGGTCGATGTGGTGGATCATTTCAGGGCTTCGAGGCGAGGATTCGTTTCACTTCCGCCTGGGTGACACCGAGGGCGACGGCCACTTCCTTGAAATCGCCGCCGGAGCGGTCGAGAAGGCGGCCGACGATCTGCCGGGAAAGCCAGTCCATGAGCGGCGCGTCTGCGGGGGCGGAATTGATCACCTGGTCGAGACCATGGGCAAGGGCGGAGGTGCGCCCCGGTGCGGACGCCAGCGGAATGTCAGCGGGGAGAAGGATCTGTGAGGAGGCCAGCGCACAGGCGCGGGCCATGGTGTTCTCCAGCTCGCGGACGTTCCCCGGCCAGTGGTGGGCTTGCAGCGATGCCGTCGCCTCGCCGGAAATGCGGATGCGGGCCATCCCGTTTTTCCGGGTGATGCGCTGGAGGAAATACTCGGCGAGCAGCGGGATGTCCTCCGGCCTTTCGCGCAGCGGCGGGATGCGCAGCTCGACCACGTTGAGGCGGTAGAACAGGTCTTCGCGGAAGCGCCCTGCGGAAACCTCCGCGGCAAGGTTCTTATGCGTCGCCGCAACGATGCGCACATCGGTCTTGAGCATGTCGTTCGCGCCGACGCGGGAGAAGCTCCCGTCCTGGAGCACGCGCAGCAGCTTCACCTGGATGGAGAGCGGCATGTCGCCGATCTCGTCGAGGAAAAGCGTGCCGCCATCTGCCTGCTCGAAGCGCCCCTCGCGGCGGGAGATGGCTCCAGTGAAAGAGCCTTTCTCGTGGCCGAAGAGTTCGCTTTCCAGGAGGTTTTCCGGGATTGCCCCGCAGTTGATGGTGATCATCTCGCGCTGCCTGCGCGGGCTGTATTCGTGCACCGCCTTTGCGACAAGCTCCTTGCCGGTGCCGCTTTCCCCCGAAATGAGGACCGGTGCATCCGATCTAGCGACACGCCCGACAAGCTTGAAAACATCCTGCAAGGCGCGGGAAACGCCGATGATCTTCACCCGCCCGTCCATGCTCGGCAGCTCGGCGGAGGGCTTGTCCGCGCTGCGCCTGTCCTCCACGGTCTGCAGGGCGGACTCCACCACCGGCCGCAGCTCGAAGGAAAGCGATTCCTTGCGCAGCACATCGTGCGCCCCTTTCTGCGTGGCCTCGATGATCTGCCCGGTGGTCGGGAATCCGGTGGTCAGGATGACCAGGGTGTCGGGGCTCTGCGCGCGGATGCGGCCGAGCAGGTCCAGCCCGTCGAAGGGCTGGATGGAAACCGCGGAGACCACCACGTTGACATGGGTTTTCTCGATCACCTTGATCGCCTTGCCCGCATCATCGCAGCGGAGGATGCGCAGCCCCTTCGCGGCAAGGTGCTTGGTGGCCCAATCCAGGAAATCCAGATCGGGATCGACAAGCAGCAAGGTTTCTTCGGAGGGGGAATCGGGCATTGCGCGGCTCGGCATGTTCCCGGATGAGGCGGCGTATGGCAAGAGGCAAGATGTGACGGGGAATCCCGCCTCACTCCGCCGCCTGCGCCATCATCCCCTCGGCCAGCGCCCTGAGCTCCTCCACCGGGATCGCGAAGGTCTCACAGCGGTTGGCGCGGGCGATGTTCATGCCGACCAACCGCCCCCGGAGATCCAGCACAGGGCCACCCATGGTGCCGGCGGAGGCGAGGATGTCATGCTGGATGACGCGCGGGAATCCGCTGCGGCGCTTGGAGTAGTCGCCGCTCATCTGGTCGTTACGGCTTTTGTCCGCAAACAGCTCGGCCTTGGCGGATAGCTTCACATCCAGCTCCATCGTTTTCCCGTCCCTCTTCACCGAGAGCTTCACGGCATCCCCCGCTTTCATGTCCTCCAACAGCTTGACGAGATCCTTGAGGGTCTTCGTGGGCTTGCCGTTGACCTTGGAGATCACATCGCCCTTTTTCAGGCCGGCTTCCTCAGCACCGCTGCCTTCGCTGACCGCCTCCACCTCCAGCCTGTCATCCGCCTTGGCCAGCGTGACGCCAAGCGCCGGGCCGCCCGCCGCGGGGATCTCCCTTGCGTTCGCGCTGATGACACCCGCCAGGGCGCGGCGCTTGGTGCGGCTCGTCACACCGTTCACAACCACCCAGGTGCCCAGCGCCAGCTCGCTGTCGGGCGCGTATTCGACGGGGACCAGACCCGACGCCTCCACCTTCAGCAAGGCGACATCCCAGTTCGCATCCGTCATCACCACCTTTGCGGACTTGAAGCTCTCCCTGTCCACCCTGACGGAAAGCCCGGACACGCCCTCCACCTCGCTGGCCTTCGTGAGTATGTGGCCGTTTTCGGATACCACCGTGCCATAAGCGATTTCCTTGCGGCCGGCGTAGATGACGGCGCTGGATTTCTGCAGCACCTCCTGCTGGGGGGCGAAGGCGGCCGTCACCGCCTCACCGGTGGTGCGGTATGCCGTTTCCAGGCTCTGCTGGGAAAACGCCGTGCCGGTGCACGAAAGCACGGCAAGTAGCGCAGCGGCAGCCCTAGCGTTTCCCGAGCCTGAGTTCGATCGTTTCATCTTTTCCATCGCGTGTGATTTCCAGGGTCAGCTTGTCCTCCGCCGCCATTTCCGCAAGCAGCGCCTGCATCCCCTCCCTGGTGGTGAGCTTCTCGCCGTTGAATGTGCGCACAAGGTCGCCCTCCTTCAGCCCGGCCTTCTCCGCGGGGCTTTCCTTCCCGACCTTGGTGATCTCCAGCCCGCCCTCCACATCCTTGGTCGCGATCCCCAGGAAGCCGCTGCCC comes from Akkermansiaceae bacterium and encodes:
- a CDS encoding PDZ domain-containing protein gives rise to the protein MLSCTGTAFSQQSLETAYRTTGEAVTAAFAPQQEVLQKSSAVIYAGRKEIAYGTVVSENGHILTKASEVEGVSGLSVRVDRESFKSAKVVMTDANWDVALLKVEASGLVPVEYAPDSELALGTWVVVNGVTSRTKRRALAGVISANAREIPAAGGPALGVTLAKADDRLEVEAVSEGSGAEEAGLKKGDVISKVNGKPTKTLKDLVKLLEDMKAGDAVKLSVKRDGKTMELDVKLSAKAELFADKSRNDQMSGDYSKRRSGFPRVIQHDILASAGTMGGPVLDLRGRLVGMNIARANRCETFAIPVEELRALAEGMMAQAAE